In one Streptomyces sp. NBC_01288 genomic region, the following are encoded:
- a CDS encoding phage holin family protein, whose translation MGGARWRRLASQVGRSVAVWAVSTVTMLVLAGILPDFKLQSADGDSATRIGVTAAFGAGAFGLLSALVWPLLVRLLLLVPALVLGLLVFVLNGSLLLIALRINPDGGLRGQVAPETAVVVAAVMSAVASATGGALAVRDDDAYRRRLYRLADRRRRAMPPGPSSPGTVFLQLDGVGHDVLLGAVAKGLMPTVAKLLGGDRPTHRLTSWRTDWSSQTGASQLGILHGSNHDIPAFRWYEKDTGEVMVCNRPTSAAELQRRAVEFTGDGGLLTLDGASRGNLFSGGADEQALVLSIAIRRRGRENRSRAGYFAYFSDPANAVRTAMSFVAEVGREIGQSTRSRLTKQRPRIKRGGLYPLVRAFATVVERDVVVAAVMGDMLAGRTAIYADLVAYDEVAHHSGPRSRDAAKVLQRLDRSIALIENVAEHAPRPYRIVVLSDHGQSPGETFQGRYGLTLGDLVRAGCGLPVPRRARRTHSGAEARAAVRAALRRPVEEKDGQHRHPGRHSEPVVLASGNLGLVSFPDVPHRMTKEEIDARHPALLTTLANHPGVGFVLVRSEEHGGVVLGAHGAELPVAELDDKQGPLADFGPGVADAVRRTHSFPHTADIMVNSWYDPAEGEVLAFEEQIGSHGGLGGAQAEPFLLSPHTFSAPVDDGEDLVGAEHVHRVLRRWLRECDGPQVPLTDEQSERAA comes from the coding sequence GTGGGTGGAGCGCGTTGGCGGCGGCTCGCCAGTCAGGTCGGGCGCAGTGTCGCGGTGTGGGCGGTCTCCACGGTCACCATGCTGGTGCTCGCCGGGATCCTGCCGGACTTCAAGCTCCAGTCGGCGGACGGCGACAGCGCCACCCGGATCGGGGTCACGGCCGCGTTCGGCGCCGGTGCCTTCGGTCTGCTGTCGGCACTCGTCTGGCCGCTGCTGGTACGGCTGTTGCTGCTGGTGCCCGCGCTCGTCCTCGGGCTCCTCGTGTTCGTGCTCAACGGGTCGCTGCTGCTGATCGCCCTGCGGATCAATCCGGACGGCGGGCTGCGCGGCCAGGTCGCCCCCGAGACCGCCGTCGTCGTGGCCGCCGTGATGTCCGCCGTCGCCTCCGCCACCGGCGGTGCCCTCGCCGTGCGCGACGACGACGCCTACCGCCGCCGCCTCTACCGCCTCGCCGACCGCCGCCGAAGAGCCATGCCGCCCGGCCCGTCCTCGCCCGGCACCGTCTTCCTCCAGCTCGACGGCGTCGGCCACGACGTCCTGCTCGGCGCGGTGGCCAAGGGCCTGATGCCGACCGTCGCGAAGCTCCTCGGCGGCGACCGCCCCACCCACCGCCTCACCTCCTGGCGCACCGACTGGTCCAGCCAGACCGGCGCCAGCCAGCTCGGCATCCTGCACGGCTCCAACCACGACATCCCCGCGTTCCGCTGGTACGAGAAGGACACCGGCGAGGTGATGGTCTGCAACCGCCCGACCAGTGCCGCCGAACTCCAGCGCCGCGCCGTCGAGTTCACCGGCGACGGCGGTCTCCTCACGCTCGACGGCGCCAGCCGCGGCAACCTGTTCAGCGGCGGCGCCGACGAACAGGCCCTCGTCCTGTCCATCGCCATTCGCCGCCGGGGCCGCGAGAACCGTTCCCGCGCCGGCTACTTCGCCTACTTCTCCGACCCGGCCAACGCCGTCCGCACCGCCATGTCCTTCGTCGCCGAGGTCGGCCGCGAGATCGGCCAGTCGACCCGCAGCCGCCTCACCAAGCAGCGCCCCCGGATCAAGCGCGGCGGCCTCTACCCCCTCGTCCGCGCCTTCGCGACCGTCGTCGAACGGGACGTCGTCGTCGCGGCCGTCATGGGCGACATGCTCGCGGGCCGCACCGCCATCTACGCCGACCTCGTGGCCTACGACGAGGTCGCCCACCACTCCGGACCGCGCAGCCGCGACGCCGCCAAGGTCCTCCAACGCTTGGACCGTTCCATCGCGTTGATCGAGAACGTCGCCGAGCACGCCCCGCGCCCGTACCGCATCGTCGTCCTCTCCGACCACGGCCAGAGCCCCGGCGAGACCTTCCAGGGCCGCTACGGTCTCACCCTCGGCGACCTGGTCCGCGCGGGCTGCGGGCTGCCCGTGCCGCGCCGGGCCCGGCGCACCCACAGCGGTGCCGAGGCCCGCGCCGCCGTCCGCGCCGCGCTGCGTCGGCCGGTCGAGGAGAAGGACGGGCAGCACCGCCACCCCGGCCGCCACTCCGAGCCGGTCGTGCTCGCCTCCGGCAACCTCGGCCTGGTCTCCTTCCCGGACGTGCCGCACCGCATGACCAAGGAGGAGATCGACGCCCGGCATCCGGCGCTGCTCACGACCCTCGCCAACCACCCCGGCGTCGGCTTCGTCCTCGTCCGCAGCGAGGAGCACGGCGGGGTCGTCCTGGGAGCGCACGGTGCCGAACTCCCGGTGGCCGAACTCGACGACAAGCAGGGCCCGTTGGCGGACTTCGGCCCCGGTGTCGCGGACGCGGTCCGGCGCACCCACTCCTTCCCGCACACCGCCGACATCATGGTCAACTCCTGGTACGACCCCGCCGAGGGCGAAGTCCTCGCCTTCGAGGAGCAGATCGGCTCGCACGGCGGCCTCGGCGGCGCCCAGGCCGAGCCGTTCCTGCTCTCCCCGCACACCTTCTCCGCACCGGTCGACGACGGCGAGGACCTCGTCGGCGCCGAGCATGTGCACCGGGTTCTGCGGCGGTGGCTGCGCGAGTGCGACGGACCCCAAGTGCCGCTGACGGACGAGCAGTCGGAGCGGGCCGCCTGA